In the genome of Oncorhynchus clarkii lewisi isolate Uvic-CL-2024 chromosome 22, UVic_Ocla_1.0, whole genome shotgun sequence, one region contains:
- the LOC139380925 gene encoding NADH dehydrogenase [ubiquinone] 1 alpha subcomplex subunit 10, mitochondrial-like — MVVRVLQLVLPSGIAVFKIGTTIRTAGIHTSSVRNLRYGWWAYALGERTTPRFKENSKIISIDGNLASGKGALAQNLAEKLGMLYMAEPDTHYLDKMTAEKAPLPTAFNGNCSLEKFYGDPKAADGNSYRLQAWMYLMRLLQWSDAMEHLLTTGQGVVLERSPYSDMVFVEAMFKQGYIRKQCVDHYNEIKGISICEFLPPHLVIYVDMPAEEVQKKLKASGKDVPLPYLKSIEDAYKKTYLPKISENAELLAYDATQAQDIERIAEDIEDLKFEKGPWVEQDDVTLHYMRMLVEDKMRVADLALVPNFLPEVTIGAHEYDAGYYAFKSLLGKKYAEGYNADIGDKNIWLK, encoded by the exons ATGGTGGTACGGGTGCTCCAGTTGGTCCTTCCCTCGGGGATAGCCGTGTTCAAAATAGGGACAACTATTCGGACG GCTGGTATTCACACAAGCTCAGTAAGGAACCTGCGGTACGGTTGGTGGGCATATGCACTAGGCGAGAGGACAACTCCAAGGTTCAAGGAGAACAGCAAGATAATCTCCATTGATGGAAACCTGGCCTCAGGAAAGGGGGCACTGGCCCAGAATCTGGCTGAAAAGCTGG GGATGCTGTACATGGCCGAGCCTGACACGCACTACTTGGACAAGATGACAGCGGAGAAGGCGCCTCTGCCAACCGCCTTTAATGGTAACTGCAGCCTGGAGAAGTTCTACGGAGACCCCAAGGCTGCTGACGGGAACTCCTACCGGCTGCAGGCATGGATGTACCTCATGAGGCTCCTGCAGTGGTCAGACGCCATGGAACACCTGCTCACCACAG GCCAAGGTGTGGTCTTAGAACGCTCCCCCTACAGTGACATGGTGTTTGTGGAGGCCATGTTCAAACAGGGTTACATCAGAAAGCAGT GTGTTGACCACTACAATGAAATCAAAGGTATCAGCATCTGTGAGTTCCTTCCCCCCCACTTGGTCATTTATGTGGACATGCCAGCAGAAGAAGTGCAGAAGAAGCTGAAGGCATCAGGCAAG GATGTGCCCCTACCCTATCTGAAGAGCATTGAGGACGCGTACAAGAAGACCTACCTTCCCAAAATAAG TGAGAATGCAGAATTGCTTGCTTATGATGCAACGCAGGCACAAGACATCGAGAGG ATTGCAGAAGACATTGAGGACTTGAAGTTCGAGAAAGGACCTTGGGTAGAACAGGATGACGTCACATTACACTACATGAGAATGCT ggtgGAAGACAAGATGAGGGTGGCAGACCTGGCCCTTGTACCCAACTTCCTCCCTGAGGTCACCATCGGCGCTCACGAGTATGACGCAGGCTACTATGCCTTCAAATCG CTCCTGGGAAAGAAGTATGCTGAAGGTTATAACGCAGATATCGGAGATAAGAACATCTGGCTGAAGTGA